CAGTTGTTTGAGTTCGTCGGCATAGAGGTCGCCCAGTGATTGCAGCGCTTTGAGCGTCTCCTGCGCTTCCTGCTCATCGATCTTGCTCATTGCAAAACCCACGTGAATCAACACCCAGTCGCCTGGTGCGATACCCTCCGAGGCGACCAGCGACACATTCACGTTGCGTTTCACTCCAGAGACATCCACTTTCGCGAGAGAGAAGGTGTTATCTAGCAGCTCTACCACCTGGCCGGGAATACCCAGGCACATACAGCATCTCCTTTCCAACCGCCGGGAACGGCTAGCTGCGGCGCAGCCGTGCCGCAGCGACGGCGGCCTGCCCCAGACTTAACCCGCCGTCATTTGGCGGCACACACCGATTGATGTACACGTGAAAACCGGTTTCCTCCAGCCGTGCCATCAGGTGCTCCAGCAAGAGCCGGTTCTGAAAGCTCCCGCCGCTGAGGGCGACCGTGTTCAGCCCGGTTTGCTCGCGCGCTCGGCGACATGCCTCCGCAAGCCCCAAGGCAATGGAGGCATGGAAGCGCCCGGCAATCTCCGGGATGGGAACCCTGGCTTGCAGATCAGCGACGATAGCCCGCATCAATGGACGCACATCCAGCCTGGCCGGAGCGCAATCTTCTATCGCAAAAGGGTAGGTGTTCGCGC
The DNA window shown above is from Ktedonobacterales bacterium and carries:
- a CDS encoding HypC/HybG/HupF family hydrogenase formation chaperone; protein product: MCLGIPGQVVELLDNTFSLAKVDVSGVKRNVNVSLVASEGIAPGDWVLIHVGFAMSKIDEQEAQETLKALQSLGDLYADELKQLHQSQIA